A single Roseinatronobacter monicus DNA region contains:
- a CDS encoding glycosyltransferase family 4 protein → MRIILTANTCFKIANFRAGLVGALIARGCEVVVLAPTDSHSARLTAMGCRVLDLPMDRNGTAPLAELGVLWRIFTALRRERPAIVFGYTIKNNIYAGLACRWLGIPFVPNVTGLGPAFNQTGMLNRIVRLLYRLAFVRVRAVFFQNPEDRAVFLGAGLVDASRTRLLPGSGVDLARFDARPMPPDAQGVIFLLVARLLWDKGIGLYADAARALRAKNPTLRFQLLGPPDPASSSSIPMAHIDDWVAEGAIEYLGQMQDVRPALAAAHCIVLPSWYREGTPRVLLEAAAMARPVITTDRPGCRDAVLDGQTGLLCAAQDLEALTDALARFAAMPAQAKAAMGRQARAKAEAEFDEATVIKAYIDQLRA, encoded by the coding sequence ATGCGCATTATTCTGACTGCAAACACCTGTTTCAAGATCGCCAATTTCCGCGCGGGCCTTGTCGGTGCGCTGATCGCGCGGGGTTGCGAGGTGGTTGTGCTGGCCCCAACGGACAGTCATTCCGCGAGGCTCACGGCGATGGGCTGCCGCGTGCTTGATCTGCCAATGGATCGCAACGGCACCGCGCCGCTGGCGGAACTTGGGGTGCTGTGGCGTATCTTTACCGCGCTGCGACGTGAACGGCCTGCCATCGTGTTTGGCTATACGATCAAGAATAACATCTATGCCGGACTTGCCTGTCGCTGGCTGGGCATCCCTTTTGTGCCCAATGTGACGGGGCTGGGGCCTGCGTTCAACCAGACCGGCATGTTGAACCGGATTGTCCGTCTGCTGTATCGGCTTGCCTTTGTGCGTGTGCGGGCGGTGTTTTTTCAGAACCCAGAAGATCGCGCTGTCTTTCTTGGCGCAGGGCTTGTCGACGCTTCACGCACAAGATTGCTGCCCGGTTCTGGTGTTGATCTGGCGCGGTTCGATGCCCGGCCTATGCCGCCCGATGCACAGGGCGTGATTTTTCTGCTGGTCGCGCGACTGCTGTGGGACAAGGGTATCGGGCTATATGCCGACGCGGCGCGCGCCTTGCGTGCCAAGAACCCAACGCTGCGGTTCCAGCTTCTTGGCCCGCCTGATCCGGCCAGCAGCTCCAGCATACCGATGGCACATATCGACGACTGGGTGGCCGAGGGCGCTATCGAGTATCTTGGCCAGATGCAGGATGTGCGCCCAGCCTTGGCAGCGGCGCATTGCATCGTGCTTCCGTCTTGGTACCGCGAGGGGACACCCCGCGTCCTGCTAGAGGCCGCAGCAATGGCGCGACCGGTCATCACCACCGACCGGCCCGGTTGTCGGGATGCTGTCCTGGATGGGCAAACCGGCCTACTGTGCGCAGCGCAAGACCTTGAGGCGCTGACCGATGCCTTGGCGCGCTTTGCCGCCATGCCCGCACAGGCCAAGGCCGCGATGGGCAGACAGGCCCGCGCCAAGGCCGAAGCAGAGTTTGACGAAGCCACGGTCATCAAAGCCTATATCGACCAACTGCGCGCCTAA
- a CDS encoding EpsG family protein — protein sequence MRYIAYWLTLAFLFLFSAFRWEVGCDWSGYLHQFEVQRDRSLSDALTGRDPLWWLMIGLLHRFGFAYEWMNIISSAVFFWGLHYLAKRQPDPFAVIIIAFPVLIMNMPLSAMRQAAAIGLICFAISAFIDRKMTRYVIFVIIAAAIHSSAAIFLVLAPAIHLRYTALNITATFLFAVLGAYLLLQTGSAEIAFARYVGTDIVAFGGVFRNGLLALSGLIFMLFLAKRWKTEFPCDYKIISLTSLLMILVAGLNLLSTVIADRISYFLLPAQAIIFARIPYLGFRRTQTFMTVLPYLILGLFFFAWTGLSGHFRLCYTPYRTWIFGTPEF from the coding sequence ATGCGCTATATTGCCTACTGGCTTACTTTGGCTTTTCTGTTCCTCTTTTCTGCTTTTCGGTGGGAGGTGGGATGCGACTGGTCAGGGTATCTACACCAGTTTGAGGTACAAAGAGATCGCAGCTTGTCAGACGCGCTGACAGGGCGCGATCCGCTTTGGTGGCTGATGATCGGCTTGCTGCACAGGTTTGGTTTCGCCTATGAATGGATGAATATAATTTCTTCGGCTGTGTTTTTCTGGGGTCTGCATTATCTGGCCAAGCGACAGCCCGATCCCTTTGCAGTCATAATTATTGCCTTTCCGGTCCTGATAATGAATATGCCGCTCTCCGCGATGCGGCAAGCGGCCGCGATTGGACTTATCTGCTTTGCGATTTCTGCATTTATCGACAGGAAAATGACCAGATACGTGATCTTTGTCATCATAGCGGCAGCGATACATTCCAGCGCAGCGATCTTTCTTGTTCTGGCTCCGGCGATTCATCTTCGATATACGGCCCTGAACATCACGGCCACGTTCCTGTTCGCAGTGCTTGGCGCATATTTGCTGCTTCAGACTGGCAGCGCCGAGATTGCTTTTGCAAGATATGTTGGCACGGATATTGTGGCATTCGGTGGTGTATTCAGAAACGGCTTGCTTGCGCTTTCAGGTCTGATTTTCATGCTGTTCCTTGCCAAGCGCTGGAAAACCGAGTTTCCATGTGATTACAAGATTATCTCCCTGACATCGCTGCTTATGATCTTGGTCGCGGGACTGAACCTGCTGTCTACCGTCATCGCAGACAGGATTTCGTATTTCTTACTTCCCGCTCAGGCGATTATATTCGCAAGAATCCCCTACCTCGGCTTTCGCCGAACACAAACTTTCATGACCGTCTTGCCCTATCTGATTTTGGGTCTGTTCTTTTTCGCATGGACAGGTTTATCAGGCCATTTCAGGCTGTGTTATACACCTTACAGAACTTGGATATTTGGTACTCCCGAATTTTAA
- a CDS encoding glycosyltransferase family 4 protein: MKLCILSRYSRLGASSRLRTMQYVPALKQAGFEVEIAPFFDDAYLTDLYSGRRNLLRTVGYFANRLSQCRTARKADLLWIEKEALPWAPWALEQAILPRGVPYIVDYDDAVFHRYDQHPNAMIRRLLGRKIDAIMAGAACVTAGNAYLEARAWAAGASRVERVPTVVDLDRYFVAPPRTDPAQLRVGWIGTPQTWAGSAAPTYAHLQPVLASANATFLAIGASLVAASGDRLQIQPWHERAEVADIQAFDIGIMPLPDDPWTRGKCGYKLIQYMACGIPVIASPIGVNTEIVQHGVNGFLASTPQEWCDAVTRLLAQPDLRKRMGAAGRARVVTDYSLQAWSDRICKLFQSVKSTA; the protein is encoded by the coding sequence GTGAAACTCTGTATTCTGTCGCGCTATTCCCGCCTTGGCGCCTCCAGCCGGTTGCGGACAATGCAATACGTCCCCGCGCTGAAGCAGGCCGGGTTTGAGGTCGAGATTGCGCCTTTCTTTGACGACGCCTATTTGACCGACCTCTATTCAGGGCGGCGAAACCTGCTGCGAACCGTCGGCTACTTCGCCAACCGGCTGTCGCAATGCCGCACCGCGCGCAAGGCCGATCTCCTCTGGATCGAGAAAGAGGCGTTGCCTTGGGCCCCTTGGGCGTTGGAACAGGCAATACTGCCGCGCGGCGTGCCCTATATTGTGGATTACGATGATGCCGTGTTTCACAGATATGACCAGCACCCCAACGCGATGATCCGGCGTCTGCTGGGCCGCAAAATCGATGCAATCATGGCGGGTGCCGCCTGCGTGACGGCTGGAAACGCCTATCTTGAAGCGCGCGCTTGGGCCGCAGGGGCGTCACGGGTCGAGCGGGTTCCGACGGTTGTCGATCTTGACCGCTATTTCGTCGCCCCCCCGCGCACAGACCCCGCGCAACTTCGGGTTGGCTGGATCGGAACACCCCAGACATGGGCAGGATCAGCAGCCCCAACCTATGCCCATTTGCAGCCAGTATTGGCCAGCGCCAATGCCACATTCCTCGCCATCGGCGCATCGCTCGTGGCCGCATCCGGTGACAGGCTTCAGATACAGCCGTGGCATGAGCGCGCCGAGGTTGCCGACATTCAAGCCTTTGACATAGGGATCATGCCGCTACCGGACGATCCTTGGACGCGTGGGAAATGTGGATACAAGCTGATCCAGTATATGGCCTGCGGCATACCTGTGATCGCATCGCCCATAGGTGTGAATACAGAGATTGTTCAGCATGGCGTGAACGGTTTTCTGGCCAGCACGCCGCAAGAGTGGTGCGATGCCGTGACCCGCTTGCTGGCCCAACCTGATTTGCGCAAGCGCATGGGGGCCGCAGGGCGTGCAAGGGTTGTAACAGATTACAGCCTGCAAGCTTGGTCTGACCGTATCTGTAAACTGTTTCAAAGCGTAAAATCGACCGCGTGA
- a CDS encoding glycosyltransferase family 2 protein, producing the protein MIDIVIVTWNAGAQLAQCIASIRAHGENLVGNCTVIDNGSTDGSTAFLDQADDVDLVLAGQNLGFGRACNLGAARAGSPYLLFLNPDACLLPGSLAAPLAYLQASDHTGVGIVGIQLVDKAGNVQRTCAHTPTPLRLIAKALGLTALFGQWDVQMKTWDHAVTRPVDQVMGAFFMIRRDLFDRLGGFDERFFVYFEEVDLSRRAAQAGYGTIYLVEAQAFHKGGGVSEQVKAHRLFYSLRSRIQYAFKHFSRSAALLVSFATLVVEPLSRLALLIGARRFGEIGDLTRGYRMLWRWVFASATGSA; encoded by the coding sequence ATGATAGATATCGTCATTGTTACCTGGAACGCAGGCGCGCAACTTGCGCAGTGCATCGCCTCGATCCGCGCGCATGGGGAGAATCTGGTCGGCAACTGCACCGTTATTGACAATGGCTCGACCGATGGCTCGACCGCGTTTCTTGATCAGGCGGATGATGTCGATCTGGTGCTGGCGGGCCAGAACCTTGGGTTCGGTCGCGCCTGCAATCTGGGGGCCGCCCGTGCCGGCAGCCCGTACTTGCTGTTTCTCAACCCGGATGCCTGCCTCTTGCCGGGGTCACTCGCGGCACCGCTCGCATATTTGCAGGCGTCAGACCATACCGGGGTGGGAATTGTCGGCATACAGTTGGTGGATAAGGCAGGCAACGTGCAGCGGACATGTGCCCACACCCCCACCCCCCTTCGTCTGATAGCCAAGGCGCTGGGGCTGACAGCCCTATTTGGTCAGTGGGATGTCCAGATGAAGACTTGGGATCACGCGGTCACGCGACCTGTCGATCAGGTCATGGGGGCATTCTTCATGATACGCCGTGACCTGTTTGACCGCCTTGGCGGCTTTGACGAACGGTTCTTTGTCTATTTCGAGGAGGTTGACCTCTCTCGTCGTGCTGCACAGGCGGGCTATGGTACGATTTATCTTGTCGAAGCGCAGGCCTTTCACAAGGGCGGCGGCGTCTCCGAGCAGGTGAAGGCGCACCGGCTGTTCTATTCGCTGCGCAGTCGCATCCAGTATGCGTTCAAGCATTTCTCGCGCTCTGCGGCATTGCTGGTCAGCTTCGCCACCTTGGTGGTTGAACCTCTGTCGCGGCTGGCGCTGTTGATCGGCGCGCGGCGGTTTGGGGAAATCGGCGATCTGACGCGCGGGTATCGCATGCTGTGGCGCTGGGTCTTTGCATCCGCAACAGGCAGCGCGTGA
- the rfbD gene encoding dTDP-4-dehydrorhamnose reductase, with product MILVFGQTGQVARELARLAPDALYLGREQADLTDPDACAAAIRAHRPSAVINAAAYTAVDRAEDEEALATLVNGDAPAAMAVACAEIGIPLVHISTDYVFDGAGEAPFAPDHPTAPLGAYGRTKLKGEDGVRAAGATHAIMRTSWVFSAHGANFVRTMLRLGAERDLLNVVTDQIGGPTPARAIAEACLSMAQQLQADPTKSGTYHFSGTPATSWAGFARAIMTEADLTCEIIDIPTAAYPTPARRPLNSRLDCTALRVFGLSQPDWREYLKTTLIELKGTA from the coding sequence ATGATCCTTGTCTTTGGCCAGACCGGACAAGTGGCGCGCGAATTGGCGCGGCTTGCGCCCGATGCCCTGTATTTGGGCCGCGAACAGGCCGATCTGACGGACCCTGATGCCTGCGCCGCCGCCATCCGCGCGCATAGGCCAAGTGCCGTGATCAATGCGGCGGCCTATACAGCCGTCGACCGCGCCGAGGATGAAGAGGCACTGGCCACCCTCGTCAATGGCGATGCGCCCGCCGCGATGGCTGTGGCTTGCGCAGAAATCGGAATCCCTTTGGTCCATATCTCAACCGATTACGTGTTTGACGGCGCGGGTGAGGCGCCTTTCGCGCCGGACCATCCGACAGCGCCGCTTGGGGCCTATGGCCGGACCAAACTGAAGGGCGAGGATGGCGTGCGCGCGGCAGGCGCAACCCATGCGATTATGCGCACATCTTGGGTTTTCTCGGCGCATGGGGCGAATTTCGTGCGCACAATGTTGCGTCTGGGTGCCGAGCGCGACCTGTTAAACGTGGTCACAGACCAGATCGGCGGGCCAACACCAGCGCGCGCCATTGCCGAGGCCTGCCTTTCGATGGCACAGCAGTTGCAGGCCGACCCGACCAAGTCCGGCACCTATCATTTCAGCGGCACGCCCGCCACAAGCTGGGCAGGCTTCGCCCGCGCAATCATGACAGAGGCCGATTTGACCTGCGAAATCATAGATATTCCCACCGCGGCCTATCCCACCCCTGCGCGCCGCCCTCTGAATTCGCGTCTGGATTGCACAGCCCTGCGCGTCTTTGGCCTGTCGCAGCCTGACTGGCGCGAATATTTGAAAACGACGCTCATTGAACTGAAAGGCACAGCATGA
- the rfbB gene encoding dTDP-glucose 4,6-dehydratase: MKLLVTGGAGFIGSAVVRLAVARGHSVVNLDALTYAGCLENVASVSDSPLYVFEQADIRDRAALDRVLAAHQPDAVMHLAAESHVDRSIDGPGDFISTNVTGTYELLEAARAYWTAMGRPDGFRFHHISTDEVFGSLGPTGQFHEATPYDPRSPYSASKAASDHLVQAWHHTYGLPVVLTNCSNNYGPYHFPEKLIPVIILNALAGAPLPIYGDGSNVRDWLYVEDHADALLLVLEKGALGRSYNIGGENERSNLELVRTICAILDAKQPKARGSYADQITFVTDRPGHDARYAIDPTRIREELGWRPSVTVDEGLARTVDWYLENEGWWQKLQARKDVGTRLGVTA; the protein is encoded by the coding sequence ATGAAACTTCTGGTAACAGGTGGCGCAGGGTTCATCGGCTCTGCTGTGGTGCGGCTGGCTGTGGCACGCGGGCACAGCGTGGTAAATCTAGATGCGCTGACCTATGCGGGGTGTCTGGAAAATGTCGCCAGCGTGTCGGACAGCCCGCTTTATGTGTTCGAGCAGGCGGACATCCGTGATCGCGCTGCCCTTGATCGTGTGCTTGCCGCCCATCAACCGGACGCAGTCATGCATCTGGCAGCGGAATCCCATGTCGACCGCTCCATCGACGGGCCGGGCGATTTCATCTCGACCAATGTGACCGGCACTTATGAGTTGCTCGAGGCCGCGCGTGCCTATTGGACAGCAATGGGGCGGCCTGACGGGTTTCGCTTTCACCATATCAGCACCGATGAGGTCTTTGGCAGCTTGGGGCCGACAGGCCAGTTCCATGAGGCCACGCCTTATGACCCGCGCTCGCCCTATTCGGCGTCGAAAGCGGCCAGTGACCATCTGGTTCAGGCATGGCACCACACGTATGGGTTGCCTGTGGTGCTGACCAATTGTTCCAACAATTACGGCCCCTATCATTTCCCGGAAAAGCTGATCCCTGTCATCATTCTCAATGCGCTGGCGGGCGCGCCGCTGCCGATTTATGGCGACGGCTCGAATGTGCGGGACTGGCTCTATGTCGAAGATCACGCCGATGCGCTGCTGCTGGTGCTGGAAAAGGGCGCACTGGGGCGCAGCTATAATATCGGCGGCGAGAACGAACGCAGCAATCTGGAGCTGGTGCGCACGATTTGTGCCATCCTCGATGCGAAACAGCCCAAGGCGCGCGGGTCTTATGCCGACCAGATCACCTTTGTGACCGACCGGCCCGGCCATGATGCACGCTATGCCATAGACCCGACCCGCATCCGAGAGGAACTTGGCTGGCGGCCTTCGGTCACAGTCGATGAAGGCTTGGCGCGCACCGTCGACTGGTATCTGGAGAATGAGGGCTGGTGGCAAAAGCTTCAGGCCCGCAAGGATGTCGGTACGCGCCTTGGGGTCACGGCATGA
- a CDS encoding SDR family NAD(P)-dependent oxidoreductase — translation MKRAFITGTAGFIGFHLAELLLQEGWHVSGYDGMTDYYDVALKEQRHDMLRQHENFTATEAMLEDATTLSEAVATARPDVIVHLAAQAGVRYSIENPRAYLDANIIGTFNLMEAALAVRPKHLLMASTSSVYGANTDMPYAEAHKADTQMSFYAATKKANEAMAHSWAHIHALPITMFRFFTVYGPWGRPDMALFKFTKAILAGDPIDVYNHGQMWRDFTYVNDLVHGIRLLIDAIPGQSAAVAGDSLSPVAPFRVVNIGNSTKVRLEDFIDAIEVATGKTAIRNYMDMQQGDVPATWADATLLMALTGYRPQTDLQEGVARFVEWYITRYGAPR, via the coding sequence ATGAAACGCGCTTTCATTACCGGAACGGCTGGCTTTATCGGCTTTCATCTGGCCGAATTGCTGTTGCAGGAAGGTTGGCACGTTTCAGGCTATGACGGGATGACCGACTATTACGACGTGGCGCTGAAAGAGCAGCGCCATGACATGCTGCGCCAGCATGAAAACTTCACCGCAACCGAGGCCATGCTAGAGGATGCCACGACGCTGTCGGAAGCGGTCGCCACCGCGCGGCCCGATGTCATTGTGCATCTGGCCGCGCAAGCCGGGGTGCGCTACTCGATTGAAAACCCCCGCGCCTATCTGGATGCAAATATCATAGGCACCTTTAACCTGATGGAAGCCGCACTTGCCGTTCGGCCCAAGCATCTGCTGATGGCCTCGACCAGCTCGGTATATGGCGCGAATACCGACATGCCTTATGCCGAGGCGCATAAGGCCGACACGCAGATGTCTTTCTATGCGGCGACAAAAAAGGCCAATGAAGCGATGGCCCATTCCTGGGCGCATATCCACGCCCTGCCCATCACCATGTTCCGCTTCTTCACGGTTTACGGCCCCTGGGGGCGGCCCGATATGGCGCTGTTCAAGTTCACTAAGGCCATTCTGGCGGGCGACCCGATCGACGTCTATAACCATGGGCAGATGTGGCGCGACTTTACCTATGTCAATGATCTTGTGCATGGTATCCGGCTGCTGATCGACGCAATTCCGGGCCAAAGCGCTGCGGTCGCGGGCGACAGCCTGTCACCGGTCGCACCGTTTCGGGTTGTGAATATTGGCAATTCCACCAAGGTCCGGCTGGAAGATTTCATCGACGCGATTGAAGTGGCAACCGGCAAGACCGCCATCCGCAATTACATGGACATGCAGCAAGGCGACGTGCCCGCGACATGGGCCGATGCAACCCTGCTGATGGCGCTGACCGGCTACCGCCCGCAAACTGACCTGCAAGAGGGTGTCGCACGGTTTGTGGAATGGTATATCACCCGGTACGGTGCCCCCAGATAA
- a CDS encoding UDP-glucose dehydrogenase family protein, with translation MKITMVGAGYVGLVSGVCFSDFGHRVVCFDKASEKIAMLEHGEVLIYEPGLNAVLARNVEAGRLTFTTDLTAAVDGADAVFIAVGTPTRRGDGHADLSYVMAAAADIARALTSYAVVVTKSTVPVGTNRKVAEVIRATRPDAAFDVVSNPEFLREGAAIDDFMKPDRVVVGVESDRAKGVMGDVYRPLFLRDFPIVYTDLESAEMIKYAANAFLATKISFINEIAALCERVGADVKSVAKGMGLDGRIGNKFLHAGPGYGGSCFPKDTSALARIGQEHGVPQRITETVIAVNDLTKRRMIDKVLDLCDGSVNGKTIAVLGVTFKPETDDMRDAPSLTVIPALVGGGARVRVVDPHGAREGAALLPGVDWLDDPYAATEGADCLLILTEWNQFRALDLKRLASSMTHARLADLRNIYDRADALAARFIAYDGVGRTPQARPTDATQRVAE, from the coding sequence ATGAAAATTACAATGGTCGGCGCAGGCTATGTCGGGCTGGTGTCGGGGGTCTGTTTTTCCGACTTTGGCCATAGGGTCGTGTGCTTCGACAAGGCATCCGAGAAGATTGCGATGCTGGAACATGGCGAAGTCCTGATATACGAGCCGGGCCTGAATGCAGTTCTGGCGCGCAATGTAGAAGCGGGTCGGCTGACCTTCACCACCGATCTGACGGCGGCAGTTGATGGTGCGGATGCGGTGTTCATCGCGGTTGGCACGCCCACACGCCGCGGCGACGGTCATGCGGATCTGAGTTATGTGATGGCCGCAGCCGCAGATATTGCCCGCGCATTAACCAGCTATGCAGTTGTGGTGACGAAATCGACTGTGCCAGTGGGCACCAACCGCAAGGTGGCCGAGGTGATCCGGGCCACGCGCCCGGATGCCGCATTTGACGTGGTTTCAAACCCGGAATTCCTGCGCGAGGGCGCGGCGATAGATGATTTCATGAAGCCTGACCGCGTGGTGGTCGGAGTGGAAAGCGACCGGGCCAAAGGGGTCATGGGCGATGTCTACCGCCCGCTTTTCCTGCGCGATTTCCCCATCGTCTATACTGATCTGGAATCCGCCGAGATGATCAAATATGCGGCCAATGCCTTTCTGGCGACCAAGATCAGCTTCATCAACGAGATCGCCGCCCTGTGCGAACGTGTGGGCGCGGATGTGAAATCTGTGGCCAAGGGCATGGGGCTGGACGGACGCATCGGCAACAAGTTCCTGCATGCCGGCCCCGGTTATGGCGGGTCGTGCTTTCCCAAGGATACAAGCGCGCTTGCGCGGATCGGTCAGGAACATGGCGTGCCCCAGCGCATTACCGAAACGGTCATCGCAGTGAATGACCTCACCAAGCGGCGCATGATCGACAAGGTTCTGGACCTCTGCGACGGCTCTGTAAACGGCAAGACGATTGCCGTGCTCGGCGTGACCTTCAAGCCAGAGACGGATGACATGCGCGACGCCCCCTCGCTGACAGTCATCCCGGCATTGGTGGGCGGGGGGGCGCGCGTGCGTGTGGTCGACCCCCATGGCGCGCGCGAGGGGGCGGCCCTGCTGCCCGGCGTTGACTGGCTAGATGATCCCTATGCCGCCACTGAGGGTGCGGATTGCTTGCTGATCCTGACCGAATGGAACCAGTTTCGCGCACTGGACCTGAAGCGTCTGGCAAGCAGCATGACACATGCGCGCTTGGCCGATCTGCGCAACATCTATGACCGCGCTGACGCATTGGCGGCAAGGTTCATCGCCTATGACGGTGTCGGGCGCACGCCGCAAGCGCGCCCGACTGACGCAACCCAGCGCGTCGCAGAATGA
- the nusG gene encoding transcription termination/antitermination protein NusG — MNFNTCDANWFLAQYKPNSHHIAARNLARQGFRIFLPMQEETKRARGMFVVQMRPLFPGYLFVAFDKLHGSYRAVNSTYGITRLVSLGDVPTPAPADLIRQLMLRCDTEGKLRPQEMLKAGDQVTLTKGPFTDFVATIESITPDQRIWVLMSLMGTQTRVAVTAAHLRVR, encoded by the coding sequence ATGAATTTCAATACATGCGACGCCAATTGGTTTCTGGCGCAGTATAAACCCAACAGCCACCATATCGCCGCGCGCAATCTCGCGCGGCAGGGATTTCGGATTTTTCTGCCGATGCAGGAAGAGACGAAACGCGCGCGCGGCATGTTTGTCGTGCAGATGCGCCCGCTCTTTCCCGGTTACCTGTTTGTGGCTTTTGACAAGCTTCACGGCAGTTATCGTGCGGTGAACTCGACCTATGGGATCACGCGGCTGGTCAGTCTTGGCGATGTGCCGACGCCCGCACCGGCTGATCTGATCCGCCAGTTGATGCTGCGCTGTGATACTGAGGGCAAACTGAGGCCGCAAGAAATGCTGAAGGCCGGGGATCAGGTAACGCTGACCAAAGGCCCCTTTACCGATTTTGTGGCGACGATTGAAAGCATTACCCCCGACCAGCGTATCTGGGTGCTGATGAGTTTGATGGGAACACAGACCCGCGTTGCGGTCACGGCGGCACATCTGCGGGTACGATGA
- a CDS encoding IS630 family transposase (programmed frameshift) translates to MSSALPSALRARFQECIVEGLSGRAAAARLKLSAATGVRWQRRLRETGSIEPEPQGRPPGHGKLSSHQALLEELVAQDGDITLPELAGALEAATGITAHAASIGRFLRKLGYTYKKSLVATERLRAHVKERRKNWFRHHLPAMQAHPDRLVFIDETSVKTNLTRQYGRSLCGKRLEMDAPFGAWGTQTFIAGLTHDNLIAPWVIKGAMDGEAFEAYVRNVLAPELQPGTVVICDNLATHYNKAAATALRDVGCWFLYLPPYSPDLNPIEMAFSKLKAHLRRIGARTFDQMFDALTEICDLFTPDECWNFFCGAGYASG, encoded by the exons ATGTCATCAGCATTGCCGTCAGCGCTTCGTGCGCGGTTTCAAGAGTGTATTGTAGAAGGATTGAGCGGTCGTGCCGCAGCAGCACGGCTGAAGTTGTCCGCCGCCACTGGTGTGCGATGGCAACGCAGGCTGCGGGAAACGGGTTCGATTGAGCCGGAGCCCCAAGGCCGTCCTCCTGGTCATGGGAAGCTGTCTTCTCATCAAGCGTTGCTGGAAGAATTGGTGGCGCAGGATGGTGATATCACTTTGCCAGAACTTGCCGGTGCATTGGAAGCTGCCACTGGCATTACCGCGCACGCGGCCTCCATCGGGCGGTTTCTGCGCAAGCTCGGATACACATAT AAAAAGTCGCTGGTTGCCACCGAACGGTTGCGCGCTCATGTGAAGGAGCGGCGTAAGAACTGGTTCAGGCATCACCTGCCTGCCATGCAAGCGCATCCTGATCGGCTTGTCTTTATTGATGAAACCTCCGTCAAAACCAACCTGACCCGTCAATACGGACGCAGTCTCTGCGGAAAGCGCCTGGAAATGGATGCCCCGTTCGGGGCGTGGGGAACGCAGACATTTATCGCTGGTTTGACGCACGACAATCTGATCGCGCCGTGGGTCATCAAAGGGGCAATGGATGGTGAAGCCTTTGAGGCCTATGTCCGAAATGTCCTGGCCCCGGAATTACAGCCAGGCACTGTCGTTATTTGCGACAACCTCGCCACCCATTACAACAAGGCTGCTGCGACGGCTTTAAGAGATGTGGGATGCTGGTTCTTGTACCTGCCGCCATACTCCCCTGACCTCAACCCCATCGAGATGGCTTTCTCAAAGCTCAAGGCACATCTGCGTAGGATTGGAGCCAGAACATTCGATCAGATGTTCGACGCGCTCACGGAAATCTGCGACCTCTTCACACCGGACGAATGCTGGAACTTCTTCTGTGGGGCTGGATATGCATCAGGTTAA